From a single Marinobacter sp. THAF197a genomic region:
- the dnaB gene encoding replicative DNA helicase, with protein sequence MANPTLKPASIDPETSRIKVPPHSVEAEQAVLGGLMLDNRRFDEVSEIISAADFYRQDHRLIFGAVERLASESEPLDVVTLAEFLERAGDIEDAGGLSYLAELAEKTPGAANIRAYAEIVRERSVLRKLVEVSGQISDSAFNPQGRKSSEILDEAERSVFQIAESRSKEGSGPKAINPILATTLSRIEELFESGEQTTGLTTGFRDLDDQTSGMQPADLIIVAGRPSMGKTTFAMNIVENALISTGTPILVFSMEMPADALAMRMLSSLGRIDQTKVRSGKLEEDDWPRLTSAVSLLKDKPLYIDDTPGLSPTEMRSRARRIARENGGKIGLIMVDYLQLMRVPGNTEGRTAEISEISRSLKGIAKELSCPVVALSQLNRSLEQRPNKRPVNSDLRESGAIEQDADVIMFVYRDEVYNEDTQDKGIAEIIIGKQRNGPIGTIRLAFIGKYTKFEDLAHGDYSDYGGDY encoded by the coding sequence ATGGCCAATCCCACTCTGAAACCTGCATCCATTGATCCGGAAACCAGCCGTATCAAGGTTCCGCCCCATTCTGTTGAAGCGGAGCAGGCGGTGCTCGGTGGTTTGATGCTGGATAACCGGCGTTTTGATGAAGTCTCCGAGATCATTTCTGCTGCTGACTTTTACCGCCAGGACCACCGGTTGATTTTTGGTGCCGTGGAGCGCCTCGCCAGTGAAAGTGAACCCCTGGATGTGGTTACCCTGGCCGAGTTTCTGGAGCGTGCCGGTGACATTGAAGATGCCGGTGGCTTGTCGTATCTGGCCGAGCTTGCAGAGAAAACGCCGGGAGCGGCAAATATCCGTGCCTATGCCGAGATTGTCCGTGAGCGTTCGGTGCTTCGGAAACTGGTGGAGGTCTCTGGCCAGATTTCCGACTCTGCGTTCAATCCCCAGGGGCGAAAGAGCAGCGAGATTCTGGACGAGGCCGAGCGCAGCGTATTCCAGATCGCCGAATCCCGGTCGAAGGAAGGCTCTGGCCCCAAGGCGATCAACCCCATTCTGGCGACAACGCTGAGCCGTATTGAAGAGCTGTTTGAATCCGGTGAACAGACCACGGGTTTGACCACAGGCTTTCGTGATCTGGATGACCAGACCTCCGGTATGCAGCCAGCGGACCTGATTATCGTTGCAGGCCGGCCCTCCATGGGTAAGACCACCTTCGCTATGAACATTGTCGAGAACGCTCTGATCAGTACCGGCACGCCGATACTGGTGTTCAGTATGGAGATGCCGGCAGATGCTCTGGCTATGCGTATGTTGTCTTCCCTGGGGCGGATAGACCAGACCAAAGTCCGGAGCGGTAAGCTGGAGGAAGACGACTGGCCTCGGCTGACCTCCGCGGTGAGCCTGCTCAAGGACAAACCCCTCTATATTGACGATACGCCGGGCCTGAGCCCGACGGAAATGCGGTCACGGGCACGGCGGATTGCCAGGGAGAATGGCGGCAAAATCGGCCTGATCATGGTCGACTACCTTCAGTTGATGCGGGTGCCTGGCAATACCGAAGGTCGTACTGCGGAGATCTCCGAGATTTCGCGCTCACTCAAGGGTATTGCAAAGGAACTGAGTTGCCCGGTCGTGGCGCTGTCACAGCTTAACCGTAGCCTGGAGCAGCGGCCCAACAAGCGGCCGGTGAACTCGGATCTGCGGGAATCCGGTGCGATCGAGCAGGATGCCGACGTTATCATGTTCGTATACCGGGATGAGGTCTACAACGAAGACACCCAGGATAAGGGCATCGCGGAAATTATTATTGGTAAGCAGCGGAATGGTCCTATCGGCACCATTCGCTTGGCGTTCATCGGTAAATACACCAAGTTTGAAGACCTGGCCCATGGGGATTACAGCGATTACGGTGGTGATTATTAA
- the fnr gene encoding fumarate/nitrate reduction transcriptional regulator Fnr: protein MAQAIRLHQVSPLKASCQQCSLSNLCLPLAVEENDLERLEDIVQQGRIFNRGEHIFDQSTPFRSCFAVKSGSIKTSIITEGGDEQVTGFFMPGELVGLDSMSSEHYACTAKALERTSVCEFPVDKLEELTGKLPELQHHMYHLMSQEIQNSHQLAMLLSKNTAEERIAALLLSLSSRFRRRRMSPTNFSLPMARNDIANFLGLAVETVSRVFTRFQNQGIIRAKGREVELLDVEALQMVTRDFARQGCQQ, encoded by the coding sequence ATGGCCCAGGCAATTCGACTTCACCAAGTGTCTCCCCTCAAGGCCTCCTGCCAGCAGTGCAGCCTGAGCAACCTGTGTCTTCCCCTGGCGGTGGAAGAAAACGATCTGGAGCGATTGGAAGACATTGTCCAGCAGGGACGGATTTTCAATCGCGGCGAGCACATCTTTGATCAGAGCACGCCGTTCCGCTCGTGCTTTGCGGTCAAGAGCGGTTCCATCAAAACATCCATCATTACCGAAGGTGGAGACGAGCAAGTGACGGGCTTCTTCATGCCCGGCGAACTGGTGGGCCTCGACAGCATGAGCAGCGAACACTATGCCTGTACCGCGAAAGCCCTGGAACGCACCAGTGTGTGCGAGTTCCCGGTAGACAAACTGGAAGAACTCACCGGCAAGCTGCCGGAACTGCAGCACCACATGTACCACCTGATGAGCCAGGAAATCCAGAACAGCCATCAACTGGCCATGCTGCTGAGCAAGAATACCGCCGAAGAGCGCATCGCTGCCCTTTTGCTGTCGCTGTCCAGCCGGTTCCGCCGTCGCAGAATGTCGCCCACCAACTTCAGCTTGCCCATGGCGAGAAACGATATCGCCAATTTCCTGGGGCTGGCCGTGGAAACCGTGAGCCGGGTGTTCACCCGCTTCCAGAATCAGGGCATCATCCGGGCCAAGGGCCGGGAAGTGGAACTTCTTGATGTTGAAGCCCTGCAGATGGTCACTCGGGATTTCGCTCGCCAGGGCTGCCAGCAGTAA
- the alr gene encoding alanine racemase, producing MPRSTVARVDLDALRHNYRLAQARAGGARAMAVVKADGYGHGIVNVARALAGEVEKFAVACIEEALAIRSAGLGQPVVLLQGVHAPDDLRDCVQHGFEPVMHCHGQLEWLAAGPQPRFWLKVNSGMNRLGFRPEELDSVVAALGPSATRGPLLGFVTHFACADDLTSDMTDHQTRLFEDATAAWPALMRSVGNSAAHFRPGQPLYDWSRPGIMLYGASPMIGKTGPELGLQPVMTLEAPLISTRVVRAGESVGYGAGWVAQEDTRMGMVAIGYGDGYPRHAGTGTPAAIRGKRIRLLGRVSMDMLAVDLTGAPEAREGDPVELWGTTVSVDEVASCAGTIGYELLTGVTARVPRVCE from the coding sequence ATGCCACGCAGTACCGTTGCCCGCGTTGACCTGGATGCTCTAAGGCATAATTATCGGTTGGCTCAGGCCAGGGCCGGTGGCGCCCGTGCCATGGCTGTGGTCAAGGCGGATGGCTATGGCCACGGGATTGTTAACGTTGCCCGGGCTCTGGCCGGTGAGGTCGAAAAATTTGCCGTGGCCTGTATTGAGGAAGCGCTGGCAATCCGGAGCGCCGGCCTCGGGCAGCCTGTCGTGTTGCTGCAGGGCGTGCATGCCCCTGATGACTTGCGTGATTGCGTACAGCATGGTTTCGAGCCCGTAATGCATTGCCACGGGCAACTCGAATGGCTGGCTGCGGGCCCGCAACCCCGGTTCTGGCTGAAGGTGAACTCCGGCATGAACCGTTTGGGGTTCCGCCCGGAAGAACTGGATTCCGTGGTTGCCGCCTTGGGGCCGTCAGCGACTAGGGGGCCATTGCTGGGGTTTGTTACCCATTTCGCCTGTGCTGATGACCTCACCAGCGATATGACCGATCATCAAACCCGTTTGTTTGAGGACGCCACGGCGGCCTGGCCAGCGTTAATGCGCAGTGTGGGCAATTCTGCGGCCCATTTTCGGCCGGGCCAGCCGCTCTATGATTGGAGTCGGCCCGGTATCATGCTGTACGGGGCCTCGCCCATGATCGGCAAGACCGGCCCGGAGCTGGGGCTGCAGCCAGTGATGACTCTTGAGGCGCCATTGATCAGCACGCGTGTTGTTCGCGCCGGAGAATCTGTGGGTTACGGTGCAGGTTGGGTGGCTCAGGAGGATACCCGAATGGGTATGGTGGCCATCGGGTATGGTGATGGTTATCCTCGCCATGCCGGTACCGGAACGCCGGCAGCCATTCGTGGCAAGCGTATTCGTCTGTTGGGCCGGGTATCCATGGATATGCTGGCAGTCGATCTGACCGGTGCGCCAGAGGCCCGTGAGGGTGATCCCGTGGAGCTGTGGGGCACGACGGTCAGCGTCGACGAAGTCGCAAGCTGTGCCGGTACCATAGGCTACGAGCTGCTGACCGGGGTCACCGCCAGAGTGCCCAGGGTCTGCGAGTAA
- the rnr gene encoding ribonuclease R has translation MVSRKKEGRDPHAEREAQKYENPIQSREFILKHLKERGAPATHETLCQELGQTSEEGIEALRRRLIAMCRDGQLICNRRDAFLPIEEADLVTGKVTGHKDGFGFLIPDDGGSDLFLTARQMRQVFHGDRVAARVDRVDDRGRREGVIVEVLEHRTSQTVGRFFKESGIAFVVPENARINHEILVPDEHAGKAVHGQYVVVEILRQPTVRTQPTGRIIEVLGEHMAPGMEIDVAIRSYEIPHSWPSAVGEQAAGIPEEVAEKDKANRVDIRNMRLVTIDDETARDFDDAIYCEPRPRGGYRLVVAIADVSHYVRPGSPLDEEAIRRGNSVYFPDHVVPMLPEKLSNGLCSLNPGVDRLCMVADMTISAAGNISGYTFYQAVMRSHARLTYNKVSAMLEHPDSEQGYKLSAHYADLLPHLHNLYELYKLLRRARTERGAIDFETTETKIVFDAERKIEEIVPVHRNDAHKIVEECMLCANVATARLLKKHQVPALYRVHDGPSEERLNNLRLFLGELGLQLGGGDKPTSGDYQQLLAQVADRPDANVIQMVMLRSLSQAVYSPEEAGHFGLGFPSYTHFTSPIRRYPDLIVHRAIKSRIHNPEVQKDVVSPKNHDPELAVYPYDYARMEQLGEHCSMTERRADDATRDVMAWLKCEFLRDHVGEEHDGVIAAVTPFGFFVELSDIYIEGLVHVSTLSGDYFHHDSAKHRLIGERTAVSFRLGDEVRVRVVRVGLEDRKIDLELVSTPRKRTADRDALDMSKRETRGKGDRAGKGGKGGKRGKSGKPESAKEKLAAEAARAASRKGGRGKPSAGGKARKARK, from the coding sequence ATGGTTTCCAGGAAGAAAGAAGGACGGGATCCTCACGCTGAACGTGAGGCCCAGAAGTATGAAAACCCTATCCAGAGCCGGGAGTTTATTCTCAAGCACCTTAAAGAGCGAGGTGCGCCGGCCACTCATGAGACGTTGTGCCAGGAACTGGGGCAAACGTCCGAGGAAGGTATCGAGGCGTTGCGGCGACGGCTGATTGCCATGTGCCGTGATGGCCAGTTGATCTGTAACCGCCGGGATGCGTTCCTGCCCATTGAAGAGGCGGATCTGGTCACGGGTAAGGTGACTGGACACAAAGATGGCTTCGGGTTCCTGATTCCCGATGACGGCGGCTCCGATCTTTTCCTCACCGCGCGCCAGATGCGCCAGGTGTTTCATGGTGACCGGGTAGCTGCCCGGGTGGACCGCGTGGATGATCGTGGTCGCCGTGAAGGGGTAATTGTCGAAGTTCTGGAGCATCGCACCAGTCAGACGGTTGGTCGCTTCTTCAAGGAAAGCGGCATTGCATTTGTGGTGCCCGAGAATGCCCGCATCAATCACGAAATTCTGGTGCCGGATGAGCACGCCGGTAAGGCTGTGCACGGCCAGTACGTGGTGGTGGAAATTCTGCGCCAGCCCACCGTACGCACCCAGCCGACAGGTCGGATTATCGAGGTCCTGGGGGAGCACATGGCTCCTGGCATGGAAATCGATGTGGCAATCCGTTCCTATGAGATTCCCCACAGTTGGCCAAGTGCCGTGGGTGAGCAGGCAGCGGGGATTCCTGAAGAGGTTGCCGAGAAAGACAAGGCCAACCGGGTGGATATCCGCAACATGCGGCTGGTCACCATTGATGATGAAACCGCACGTGATTTTGATGACGCCATCTACTGTGAGCCCCGGCCCCGTGGCGGTTACCGGTTGGTAGTGGCCATTGCGGATGTGTCGCATTATGTACGCCCCGGCTCGCCGCTTGATGAGGAGGCGATTCGCCGGGGTAATTCGGTGTACTTCCCGGACCATGTGGTGCCCATGTTGCCGGAGAAGCTCTCCAATGGACTGTGTTCACTGAATCCAGGTGTTGATCGATTGTGTATGGTGGCGGATATGACCATCAGCGCAGCCGGTAATATCAGTGGCTACACCTTCTACCAGGCGGTTATGCGCAGCCATGCCCGGCTGACCTACAACAAGGTCAGTGCCATGCTGGAGCACCCGGACTCGGAGCAGGGCTACAAGCTGTCGGCCCATTACGCCGATTTGCTGCCGCATCTGCATAACCTTTATGAGCTTTATAAGCTGCTACGCCGTGCCCGGACTGAGCGTGGGGCGATTGATTTCGAGACCACCGAGACCAAAATCGTTTTTGATGCCGAGCGCAAGATTGAGGAAATCGTGCCGGTGCACCGCAATGATGCCCACAAGATCGTAGAGGAGTGCATGCTCTGCGCGAACGTGGCTACGGCCCGGCTGTTGAAAAAGCATCAGGTGCCGGCGCTTTACCGGGTGCATGATGGGCCCTCCGAGGAGCGCCTGAATAACCTGCGCTTGTTCCTGGGTGAGCTCGGTTTGCAGTTGGGGGGTGGTGACAAACCAACTTCCGGGGATTACCAGCAGCTGCTGGCCCAGGTTGCCGACCGTCCGGATGCCAATGTGATCCAGATGGTGATGCTGCGTTCCCTCAGTCAGGCGGTATACAGCCCGGAAGAAGCTGGCCATTTTGGTCTGGGCTTTCCCAGCTATACCCACTTTACCTCGCCCATTCGCCGGTATCCGGACCTGATAGTTCATCGAGCCATCAAGTCCCGGATTCACAATCCGGAAGTTCAGAAAGATGTGGTGTCGCCGAAAAACCACGATCCGGAGCTGGCGGTTTATCCCTACGACTATGCCCGTATGGAGCAACTGGGTGAGCATTGTTCGATGACCGAGCGCCGTGCCGACGACGCCACCCGTGACGTAATGGCCTGGCTCAAGTGCGAGTTCCTGCGGGATCACGTGGGCGAGGAGCACGACGGTGTGATTGCGGCCGTCACACCCTTCGGTTTCTTCGTCGAGCTGTCGGATATCTATATTGAGGGGCTGGTGCACGTGTCCACCCTCAGTGGCGATTACTTTCACCACGATTCCGCCAAGCACCGCCTGATCGGTGAGCGCACCGCGGTGAGCTTCCGGTTGGGGGATGAGGTTCGCGTTCGGGTTGTTCGGGTAGGCCTGGAAGATCGCAAGATCGATCTGGAACTGGTCAGTACGCCCAGGAAAAGGACGGCAGATCGTGACGCCCTGGACATGTCCAAACGCGAGACCCGCGGTAAAGGTGATCGTGCCGGTAAGGGCGGAAAGGGCGGAAAGCGCGGTAAATCTGGCAAGCCCGAGAGTGCCAAGGAGAAGCTGGCAGCCGAGGCGGCCAGGGCGGCGTCCCGAAAAGGTGGCAGGGGCAAGCCCTCTGCCGGCGGTAAAGCCCGTAAGGCCCGAAAGTAA
- the rpsF gene encoding 30S ribosomal protein S6, with amino-acid sequence MRHYEIVFMVHPDQSEQVPAMIERYTSVITEDGGKVHRLEDWGRRHLAYPINKIHKAHYVLMNAECSQAAMDELTHNFRFNDAIIRDLILRRDEAVTDMSPMKAAESREDRRSGGDDRPRRSADSEDRQSASQDEEE; translated from the coding sequence ATGCGTCACTACGAAATCGTTTTTATGGTACATCCGGATCAGAGCGAGCAGGTGCCCGCAATGATCGAGCGTTATACCAGCGTCATCACTGAAGATGGCGGCAAGGTACATCGCCTGGAAGATTGGGGCCGTCGTCACCTGGCTTACCCGATCAACAAGATCCACAAGGCTCACTACGTGCTGATGAACGCTGAGTGTTCACAAGCCGCTATGGACGAGCTGACTCATAACTTCCGGTTCAACGATGCCATCATCCGTGACCTGATTCTGCGTCGCGATGAGGCTGTTACCGACATGTCTCCGATGAAAGCTGCCGAGTCCCGTGAGGACCGTCGTTCCGGCGGAGACGATCGTCCGCGTCGTTCAGCTGACTCTGAAGATCGTCAGAGCGCATCCCAGGACGAAGAAGAGTAA
- a CDS encoding Spy/CpxP family protein refolding chaperone has translation MKIAKIIGSALVAISLSMPAFAQQAAPGQPDQVDQLAEMVGLSDDQQTEIRGIIDDMQGEIGALRQNAQSLQQALQAEIKADYSESAIRDNAEKLGDVTGEIAALSALMQAKVDAVFTEEQRDELDRRMREMQQQMRQQQQMMQPGQ, from the coding sequence ATGAAGATTGCAAAAATTATTGGTTCTGCTTTGGTGGCCATCAGCCTGTCAATGCCTGCATTTGCCCAGCAAGCCGCCCCTGGCCAGCCTGACCAGGTAGACCAGTTGGCCGAGATGGTGGGTTTGTCTGATGACCAGCAAACTGAAATTCGCGGCATCATCGACGACATGCAGGGCGAAATTGGTGCACTGCGTCAGAATGCCCAGTCACTGCAGCAGGCACTGCAGGCTGAAATCAAGGCGGACTACAGCGAATCTGCCATTCGGGACAACGCCGAGAAGCTGGGTGATGTGACAGGCGAGATCGCCGCGCTGTCTGCGTTGATGCAGGCAAAGGTGGATGCGGTATTCACCGAAGAGCAGCGTGATGAGCTGGATCGTCGCATGCGGGAAATGCAGCAGCAGATGCGTCAGCAACAGCAGATGATGCAGCCTGGCCAGTAA
- the rplI gene encoding 50S ribosomal protein L9 produces MEVILLEKVANLGSLGDKVKVKAGYGRNFLLPYGKAVPATAANVQAFEERRAELEKAAAEKLAAAQARAEALEGASFTITSKAGDEGKLFGSIGVRDIADVVSAGGTEVEKSEVRLPEGPIRTTGEFEIELQLHTDVEVTIKLAVVAE; encoded by the coding sequence ATGGAAGTTATTCTGCTCGAGAAAGTAGCAAACCTTGGCTCCCTGGGTGACAAGGTAAAGGTTAAGGCCGGTTACGGTCGTAATTTCCTGCTGCCGTACGGCAAAGCTGTTCCTGCCACGGCCGCAAACGTACAGGCGTTCGAAGAGCGTCGCGCTGAGCTGGAAAAAGCCGCTGCTGAGAAGCTGGCTGCTGCCCAGGCCCGTGCCGAAGCTCTGGAAGGTGCATCCTTCACCATTACCTCCAAGGCTGGTGACGAAGGCAAGCTGTTTGGTTCTATCGGTGTTCGTGACATCGCAGACGTGGTTTCTGCCGGTGGCACGGAAGTCGAGAAGAGCGAAGTTCGTCTGCCGGAAGGTCCTATCCGGACCACTGGCGAGTTCGAGATCGAACTGCAGCTGCACACAGACGTAGAAGTAACCATCAAGCTGGCGGTTGTTGCCGAGTAA
- the rpsR gene encoding 30S ribosomal protein S18: MARFFRRRKFCRFTAEGVKEIDYKDLDTLKGYITETGKIVPSRITGTKARYQRQLATAIKRARYLALLPYTDSHDH, from the coding sequence ATGGCTCGTTTTTTCAGACGTCGTAAGTTCTGCCGCTTCACGGCAGAAGGTGTGAAAGAGATCGATTACAAAGATCTGGACACCCTGAAAGGCTACATCACTGAAACCGGCAAAATCGTGCCCAGCCGTATCACCGGCACCAAAGCACGTTATCAGCGTCAGCTGGCTACCGCTATCAAGCGTGCCCGCTACCTGGCACTGCTGCCGTATACGGACAGCCACGACCACTAA
- the rlmB gene encoding 23S rRNA (guanosine(2251)-2'-O)-methyltransferase RlmB: protein MSQEYVFGWHAVDAVLKREPERLQQVWIQTGRQDKRVKSVTDTLDSLGVRWKVVHRRELDERVAGVHQGIVAAVAESREWTEADLLAQLAASGKPPFLLVLDGVTDPHNLGACMRTADAVGVQAVIVPKDKSASLTPVARKVACGAAETVPFVRVTNLARFLRELKELGVWLIGTAGEASANLYQADFKGPVALVMGAEGKGMRRLTREHCDQLINIPMLGHVDSLNVSVATGVCLYEALRQRLG from the coding sequence GTGTCACAGGAATATGTATTTGGCTGGCATGCCGTCGATGCCGTTCTCAAGCGGGAGCCGGAGCGCCTGCAGCAAGTCTGGATTCAGACCGGGCGGCAGGACAAGCGGGTTAAATCGGTTACCGACACCCTGGATAGCCTGGGTGTGCGCTGGAAAGTGGTGCATCGTCGTGAGCTGGATGAGCGAGTCGCCGGCGTTCACCAGGGTATTGTTGCCGCTGTGGCGGAAAGCCGTGAGTGGACCGAAGCGGACTTGCTGGCCCAGCTGGCCGCCAGTGGCAAGCCACCATTCCTGCTGGTGCTGGACGGGGTGACCGATCCGCACAACCTCGGTGCCTGCATGCGTACGGCAGATGCCGTGGGAGTACAGGCGGTGATTGTGCCCAAGGACAAATCCGCTTCGCTGACTCCGGTGGCCCGAAAAGTTGCCTGTGGTGCGGCGGAGACCGTGCCGTTTGTTCGGGTGACCAACCTGGCTCGCTTCCTGCGCGAGCTCAAGGAACTCGGCGTTTGGCTGATTGGTACGGCCGGCGAGGCGAGTGCAAACCTGTATCAGGCAGACTTCAAGGGGCCGGTGGCCCTGGTGATGGGCGCCGAGGGTAAGGGTATGCGCCGTTTAACCCGGGAACACTGCGACCAGTTGATCAACATTCCCATGCTGGGGCATGTCGATAGCCTGAACGTGTCGGTGGCGACCGGAGTTTGCCTGTATGAAGCCCTGCGCCAGCGGCTCGGTTAA
- the ylqF gene encoding ribosome biogenesis GTPase YlqF, with translation MAINWFPGHMHKARKEIKKVMPQMDLIIEVVDARIPFSSENPLVPSLRGDTPLIKVLNKRDLADPAITDQWLQWLEQERGVRAITLTHNERKEALGILKLAEELTPGHDRQKSALRVMILGIPNVGKSTLINTLAGRPAAKTGNEPAVTRAQQAIKLPDNILLYDTPGFLWPKLSPEQCGYRLAISGAIRSAVLDFEDVAMFEADYLVKSYLELVMARYGLEQQPADGLALMDAIAAKRKFFRRGGVPDLHKVSEILLNEFRAGTIGRISLETPEMVERELQQARADEEAREAEKQARTEQRKKRSS, from the coding sequence ATGGCGATTAACTGGTTTCCCGGGCACATGCACAAGGCCCGAAAGGAGATCAAAAAAGTCATGCCTCAGATGGATCTGATCATCGAGGTAGTCGACGCGCGCATTCCTTTTAGCAGTGAGAACCCGCTGGTGCCCTCGCTTCGTGGTGACACCCCGCTGATCAAAGTCCTGAACAAGCGTGATCTGGCAGACCCGGCGATCACCGATCAATGGCTACAGTGGCTGGAGCAGGAACGGGGCGTTCGTGCCATTACCCTGACCCATAACGAACGTAAGGAAGCGTTGGGTATCCTCAAGCTGGCCGAGGAACTTACCCCTGGCCACGATCGGCAGAAAAGCGCGCTTCGGGTGATGATCCTGGGCATTCCGAACGTTGGCAAGTCTACCCTGATCAACACCCTTGCCGGCCGGCCGGCCGCCAAGACCGGCAACGAGCCGGCGGTTACCCGGGCCCAGCAAGCCATCAAACTGCCAGACAACATACTGCTCTATGACACGCCAGGGTTCCTCTGGCCCAAACTGTCCCCGGAACAGTGCGGTTACCGGCTGGCCATTTCCGGCGCCATTCGCAGCGCCGTGCTGGACTTCGAAGATGTGGCGATGTTTGAGGCGGACTACCTGGTCAAGTCCTACCTGGAACTGGTGATGGCCCGCTACGGTCTGGAACAGCAACCGGCCGATGGCCTGGCGCTGATGGATGCCATTGCCGCGAAACGAAAGTTCTTCCGCCGGGGCGGTGTGCCAGACCTCCACAAAGTGTCGGAAATCCTGCTCAATGAATTCAGGGCCGGAACCATCGGCCGGATTTCCCTGGAAACACCTGAGATGGTAGAGAGAGAACTTCAGCAGGCCCGGGCCGATGAAGAAGCCAGGGAAGCCGAGAAGCAGGCCCGTACCGAGCAACGCAAGAAGAGGTCGTCCTGA
- a CDS encoding SDR family oxidoreductase — MHVLVVHDYGPLGRVLLERLRRTHLQVSPLLVSDPANADLHALENWIPEDTDLIVNALWLVDPEKAEDNREATHQAAFSLPLALAEFARDRNMALLQLSSCYVFDGRKQAAYIASNPGQPVNELGRWQWECEQALRTVLPRHILLRTGWSLARFIEKVQKSTAGNEGLHLPGRCKGQPVAVQDLARVITAVVLQVDCGAEVWGTYQYAGAEEINLYELGLAIAGMPGIPEDIRIVDEVPGWGHLEPVNTTMVCSKIRNTFGIKQLPWRTWLSEEVAMLKTTPEVEPDKAPASS, encoded by the coding sequence GTGCATGTACTTGTGGTTCACGACTATGGCCCTCTTGGCAGGGTGTTGCTGGAGCGGCTGCGAAGAACCCATCTTCAGGTCAGCCCGTTACTGGTCAGCGACCCGGCCAACGCCGACTTGCACGCTCTGGAAAACTGGATTCCTGAAGACACTGACCTGATTGTGAATGCCCTGTGGCTGGTAGACCCCGAAAAGGCCGAGGATAATCGCGAGGCAACGCACCAGGCGGCGTTTTCCCTACCCCTGGCGTTGGCGGAGTTTGCCCGTGACCGGAACATGGCCCTGTTACAGCTATCGTCCTGTTATGTCTTTGATGGCCGTAAGCAGGCGGCTTATATTGCCTCCAATCCCGGGCAACCAGTCAATGAACTGGGCCGCTGGCAATGGGAGTGTGAACAGGCGCTTCGCACCGTATTGCCCAGGCATATCCTGCTGAGAACCGGCTGGAGCCTCGCCCGGTTTATCGAGAAGGTCCAGAAAAGCACCGCTGGTAACGAAGGGCTGCATTTGCCCGGGCGTTGCAAGGGCCAGCCGGTGGCCGTGCAGGATCTGGCACGGGTGATTACCGCGGTGGTTCTGCAGGTAGATTGTGGCGCTGAGGTATGGGGCACCTATCAGTACGCCGGGGCTGAAGAAATCAACCTCTATGAGCTGGGGCTGGCGATTGCTGGGATGCCCGGTATTCCCGAAGACATAAGGATAGTGGACGAAGTGCCTGGGTGGGGGCATCTGGAGCCGGTGAATACCACCATGGTGTGCAGCAAGATTCGCAATACCTTTGGCATCAAGCAGCTGCCCTGGCGAACGTGGTTGTCGGAAGAGGTGGCGATGCTGAAAACAACGCCAGAAGTAGAGCCAGACAAGGCGCCGGCGAGCTCCTGA